Proteins encoded by one window of Haematobia irritans isolate KBUSLIRL chromosome 2, ASM5000362v1, whole genome shotgun sequence:
- the LOC142224791 gene encoding uncharacterized protein LOC142224791 has translation MEAFVLPQIITSQPAQFIHMDKWLISSNVTLADSTFNRPGNIDILLGAEYYHQLLAIQLGDNLPILQNTILGWIASGKVSDQHLLTSICGVLTDEDSMNHTIERFWKLEEVDNTQKQLSIYGAQCEAHFNQHTGRDKEGRFIVMLPFCAEPSSLGESHSIAFNRFLSLERRLSKDITFKQQYTQFMEEYEALSHMTKVNIDNVTGAKYFIPYHCVLRPESSTTKLRVVFDASTKTSSGKSVNDVLHTGPPLQNDLFAILLLFRLPRLVFTTDIEKMFRQILIHPKDRPYQIILWRSNTTEPINYITLNTVTYGTRPAAYLAISCLKEISRENKRHFPLAASFLEKNFYVGDGLGGADSLNTALEIQRQLQQVMARYGFSLRKWSANHIQLLHNIPECDQEVSLDFTTEETNYTKTSGLVWLPKADQLKVKVNLAPIKSVTKRTVTSDLGRIFDPLGLLSPVVGRAKIFVQELWNLNLSWDEAVPPEFDYRWRNFRDNLKSLEIFPVHRHVYKGHISQNTQLHIFSDASEKAYGAAVYIRTILPNKIILVNLLCAKSRVAPLKQQTLPRLELCAAQLGANLAVKVKHDLDMMTVPTFYWTDSTIVLNWINSRSSSFHTFVANRIASIQDNTTPEQWRHVSSKDAHISYHKQLNGCMDHSFFMETRNIGLLRFFYLLI, from the coding sequence ATGGAGGCATTCGTACTACCACAAATAATTACTTCCCAACCTGCTCAATTTATTCACATGGATAAATGGCTAATTTCCAGCAATGTAACACTGGCAGACTCTACCTTCAACCGTCCGGGCAACATCGACATCCTATTAGGCGCAGAATATTATCATCAGTTACTCGCTATCCAACTAGGAGACAACCTTCCAATCTTACAAAACACAATACTTGGGTGGATAGCATCAGGGAAGGTATCTGATCAACATTTGCTAACATCAATATGTGGGGTACTAACTGATGAAGACAGCATGAACCATACAATCGAACGATTCTGGAAACTGGAAGAAGTCGATAATACACAGAAACAATTATCGATATATGGCGCACAGTGTGAAGCTCACTTCAATCAGCATACTGGACGTGACAAAGAAGGAAGATTCATCGTAATGCTCCCATTTTGTGCCGAACCAAGCTCTTTAGGAGAATCACACAGTATCGCTTTCAACCGTTTCCTGTCTTTGGAACGGCGATTATCTAAAGACATTACCTTTAAACAACAATATACACAGTTTATGGAGGAATACGAAGCACTAAGCCATATGACTAAAGTCAACATAGACAATGTGACAggagcaaaatattttattccctACCACTGCGTTCTACGACCCGAAAGCAGCACCACTAAACTTCGAGTTGTATTCGATGCTTCAACAAAAACATCATCTGGAAAGTCAGTGAACGATGTTTTGCATACTGGCCCACCACTACAGAATGATCTGTTTGCTATTTTACTACTCTTCAGATTGCCACGTTTAGTGTTTACCACagacatagaaaaaatgtttcgtcAAATACTGATACATCCTAAAGACCGACCATATCAGATTATCCTTTGGCGAAGCAATACCACCGAACCTATCAACTACATCACATTAAATACCGTTACGTACGGAACCAGACCAGCCGCCTATCTAGCAATCAGTTGTCTGAAAGAAATAAGCCGGGAAAACAAGAGGCATTTTCCTTTAGCAGCCAGTTTTTTGGAAAAGAACTTCTATGTTGGTGATGGTCTGGGCGGAGCAGACAGCTTGAATACAGCCTTGGAAATCCAGCGCCAATTGCAACAAGTCATGGCGCGATACGGATTTAGTTTACGAAAGTGGAGTGCCAATCATATCCAGCTGCTTCATAACATTCCGGAGTGTGACCAAGAAGTTAGCCTTGACTTCACCACAGAGGAAACCAATTATACCAAAACTTCGGGTTTGGTCTGGTTACCCAAAGCTGACCAACTTAAAGTAAAGGTCAACCTAGCGCCAATCAAGTCAGTTACCAAAAGGACGGTCACTTCAGATCTTGGACGTATTTTCGACCCACTCGGTTTGCTATCTCCTGTAGTCGGCAGGGCGAAAATATTTGTCCAAGAATTGTGGAATCTAAATCTCTCATGGGATGAAGCTGTACCTCCAGAATTCGACTATCGATGGCGAAATTTTAGAGATAACCTCAAGTCACTTGAAATCTTTCCCGTTCATCGACATGTCTATAAGGGACATATTTCTCAAAACACTCAACTTCACATCTTCAGCGACGCATCAGAAAAGGCATATGGGGCGGCAGTATACATTAGAACAATCTTACCAAATAAGATTATACTTGTAAACCTCCTTTGTGCGAAATCCCGAGTAGCACCCCTTAAACAACAAACTCTTCCAAGGCTAGAATTGTGTGCTGCACAGCTGGGTGCTAACTTGGCGGTTAAAGTTAAGCACGATTTAGACATGATGAcagtaccaacattttattggaCTGATTCTACAATAGTGttgaattggatcaattcaaGATCATCCTCCTTTCACACCTTTGTTGCTAATCGTATAGCTTCAATTCAAGACAACACGACGCCTGAACAATGGAGACACGTTAGTTCTAAGGATGCCCACATCAGTTACCACAAACAACTCAATGGATGCATGGATCATTCTTTCTTCATGGAGACGAGAAACATTGGCCTCCTGCGTTTCTTCTATCTCCTCATTTGA
- the LOC142224792 gene encoding uncharacterized protein LOC142224792, with product MFSDNGTSFVGASNVLGRDQARFLSEVKQNLISLNAFQLLEWKFIPPGAPHMGGLWEAGVKSFKTHLKKVSQPQKFTFEELSTMLARIEGCLNSRPLSPMSDNPNDLAPLTPEHFLIGSALLSPPEPDTTIESLSYVNRSLFRQTVERGISR from the coding sequence ATGTTTTCTGATAATGGGACATCTTTTGTAGGAGCTTCTAATGTTCTTGGCAGAGACCAAGCCCGATTTCTTTCTGAAGTgaagcaaaatcttatttcgcttAATGCCTTCCAATTATTggaatggaaatttattccccCTGGTGCGCCACATATGGGTGGTCTTTGGGAGGCAGGAGTTAAGAGTTTTAAGACTCATCTTAAGAAGGTGTCTCAACCTCAGAAGTTCACTTTTGAGGAGTTGAGCACTATGTTAGCCAGAATCGAGGGATGCCTTAATTCAAGGCCCCTTAGTCCTATGAGCGATAATCCGAACGATTTGGCCCCTTTAACCCCAGAACACTTCCTTATAGGTTCTGCCCTTCTCTCTCCACCGGAGCCGGACACGACAATTGAGTCGTTAAGTTATGTGAATAGATCACTCTTTCGCCAGACGGTGGAAAGAGGAATATCTCGTTGA
- the LOC142224793 gene encoding uncharacterized protein LOC142224793, which yields MYYLMQKTEGEARDIIKTCPITNEGFQMAWQNLVDRYENKRVLVIAQLKILFNLAPVLKESGPSIKQLQRTMNDCIPNLSLLGIDTKNWDVIFVFICYTRLPEVTLGHWEQSQGSSSDLPKWETMDKFLTAWYQILESVFGIKGAHNISTSGPSYVKKPTSPKRKSSTNSNGNRSFKSFATTVPSNPQQKCPLCSESHPLRLCEEFLRMSVNNRLETVKRLECCTNCLASSHTFNNLSRDSSSRPGMIHDMGNPARSASDDVTSTSEAARSLQTFATAMETSQFSTVVPVVEFCKHALPIFPVTSANIVGLNGLISAKSTNVFGISLCSPIDTTFELSTDAYVVDQLTGRLPTYSLSQLLDVNLPEITMCDLKCSHMDLLLGDDIYSQIMHTDVHKHPNGDLIAQKSVFGWIVTGKVTQTKPLQSVREYPKDLKLGLSRNNAISQLKRNESQLMRNSELKIQYDRVLQEYADLGHMAMVDENKVNSSDTVYYLPHHAVFKPDSATTKLRVVFNASSPTSNGVSLNNRHIVFRLAPEDVIRDFELNKATFGVNCAPYLAIRTLHRLDDDVEGEFPTAAEIIRSQMYVDDILAGAHSLDDAMKSRDELIEVLGAAGLIYENGLLIDFLNISNESTAKTGLRWNAGKDVFFFKLVSAPTRSSVTKRAVLSEIAKLFDPAGWLAPKIMVAKIIMQQIWKDKTDWDECLKPMTLNRWFAFLDDYSEIERIEIPRWVGFSPDHEVQLHAFCDASEKAYAAYTSELKTPLVIMSRIYSQHELRRPRAIGTNNWHHVLSHDNPADIASRGSSARYLLTNKLWWKGPAWLCRPRSEWPKSTFRNMTNLETKPIRVNLNQLSPPEDILALRVLAYVFRFFHRIHPKFRSTQTHSSFNLEQGEINFVKGSLVVLCQRRHFPEYVALENNAKEPSVEFQSVYRFFWIYAYEWYTCAFPYSHL from the exons ATGTATTACCTGATGCAAAAGACGGAAGGTGAAGCACGTGATATTATAAAGACATGTCCGATTACTAATGAGGGTTTTCAGATGGCttggcaaaatttagttgaccgTTATGAGAACAAAAGGGTTCTTGTAATCGCCcaactcaagattttattcaatCTTGCACCCGTTTTAAAAGAATCTGGTCCCTCTATTAAGCAATTGCAGCGTACTATGAACGACTGCATACCTAATTTGTCTCTTTTGGGCATTGATACGAAGAATTGGGACgttatatttgttttcatatgTTACACCCGTCTTCCTGAAGTTACCCTAGGACATTGGGAGCAATCTCAAGGGTCGAGTTCTGACCTACCTAAATGGGAAACAATGGATAAGTTTTTGACTGCTTGGTATCAGATCCTTGAGTCCGTCTTTGGCATTAAAGGCGCCCATAATATTTCGACATCTGGTCCGAGTTATGTTAAAAAACCTACTAGCCCAAAGCGAAAATCAAGTACTAATAGTAATGGTAACAGAAGTTTTAAGAGCTTCGCTACGACTGTACCATCTAATCCTCAGCAGAAATGTCCTCTTTGTTCCGAATCGCATCCCCTTCGATTGTGCGAAGAATTTCTACGAATGTCGGTTAACAATCGATTGGAAACCGTCAAACGACTCGAATGTTGCACAAATTGTCTAGCATCGTCGCACACTTTTAACAATT TAAGTCGAGATTCTAGCTCACGACCTGGAATGATCCACGATATGGGAAATCCAGCCCGATCAGCTTCTGACGATGTTACTTCTACATCAGAGGCTGCCCGTTCGTTGCAAACTTTTGCAACTGCTATGGAAACATCACAGTTTTCCACAGTAGTTCCTGTGGTAGAATTCTGT AAACATGCTTTGCCGATATTCCCAGTTACTTCTGCGAATATTGTTGGCCTAAACGGCTTGATATCGGCGAAGTCTACTAATGTTTTTGGGATCTCATTGTGCTCCCCTATTGACACAACTTTTGAGCTGTCGACAGATGCGTATGTTGTTGACCAATTGACTGGTCGTTTGCCAACTTATTCATTGTCACAGCTTTTAGATGTAAACCTGCCCGAGATCACGATGTGTGATCTAAAATGTTCTCATATGGACCTTTTACTGGGTGATGACATATATTCTCAGATAATGCATACTGATGTTCATAAGCACCCTAATGGTGACCTTATTGCCCAGAAATCAGTTTTCGGTTGGATCGTGACTGGCAAAGTCACCCAAACCAAGCCCCTACAGTCGGTG CGTGAATATCCCAAAGATTTGAAACTTGGTTTGTCCCGAAATAATGCCATTTCTCAACTTAAGCGAAATGAGTCGCAGTTAATGAGAAATTCCGAGCTGAAGATTCAGTATGACAGGGTACTACAAGAGTACGCTGATTTGGGACATATGGCCATGGTTGATGAGAATAAGGTAAATTCTTCTGATACTGTGTATTATTTACCCCATCACGCTGTTTTCAAGCCTGACAGTGCCACCACTAAATTACGTGTGGTATTTAATGCTTCCAGTCCCACTTCTAATGGCGTTAGTCTTAATAAT CGTCATATTGTTTTCCGTTTAGCCCCTGAGGATGTGATTCGTGATTTCGAATTGAACAAGGCCACATTTGGTGTGAACTGTGCCCCATATTTAGCTATTCGGACCCTACATAGACTGGATGATGACGTTGAGGGTGAGTTCCCGACTGCTGCGGAGATAATACGTTCGCAGATGTATGTCGATGACATTTTAGCAGGAGCTCACAGTTTAGATGATGCCATGAAGAGCCGTGATGAACTTATAGAGGTTCTAGGTGCTGCGGGTTTAATCTACGAAAATGGACTTCTAAT TGACTTTTTGAATATTTCCAATGAGAGTACCGCCAAGACGGGTTTACGTTGGAACGCTGGGAAAgatgttttctttttcaagCTGGTTTCAGCCCCTACTAGATCTTCCGTCACCAAACGAGCTGTTTTGTCTGAGATTGCTAAATTATTTGACCCAGCTGGTTGGCTGGCCCCTAAGATTATGGTTGCTAAGAttataatgcaacaaatttggAAAGACAAAACAGATTGGGACGAATGTTTGAAACCCATGACTCTGAATAGATGGTTTGCGTTTTTGGACGACTATAGTGAAATCGAACGGATAGAGATCCCCCGATGGGTTGGTTTCAGCCCAGACCATGAAGTTCAGCTTCATGCATTTTGTGATGCTTCTGAGAAAGCATATGCGGCATATACGTCCGAATTAAAAACGCCCCTGGTGATTATGTCACGCATCTACTCGCAGCACGAACTAAG AAGACCCCGTGCCATCGGTACTAATAATTGGCATCATGTTCTATCACACGATAATCCCGCTGATATAGCCTCGAGAGGTTCTTCAGCGCGCTATCTTCTAACGAATAAACTTTGGTGGAAAGGTCCAGCTTGGTTATGTCGCCCTCGGTCCGAATGGCCCAAATCTACGTTTAGAAACATGACGAATCTTGAGACTAAACCGATTCGAGTCAATTTGAACCAATTATCCCCTCCTGAGGATATTTTAGCCCTGAGAGTTTTGGCATATGTATTCAGATTCTTTCATCGAATACACCCGAAGTTTAGATCGACACAAACGCATTCATCCTTCAATTTAGAACAGGGTGAAATCAACTTTGTGAAAGGTAGTCTTGTTGTCCTCTGCCAGCGTCGTCATTTCCCGGAATATGTGGCGCTGGAGAACAATGCGAAAGAGCCCTCTGTTGAATTTCAATCCGTTTATAGATTCTTTTGGATTTATGCGTATGAATGGTACACTTGCGCGTTCCCCTACTCTCACCTATGA